A single genomic interval of Agromyces cerinus harbors:
- the dnaN gene encoding DNA polymerase III subunit beta: protein MKFQVNRDVFSEAVSFAVKLLPQRTTLPILSGVLIQANDDGLVLSSFDYEVSSQTEIQADVEEPGTVLVSGRLLAEIAGRLPNAPVRVSTEESRISVSCGSASFTLLSMPVEEYPSIPEIGEQSGVVPAEEFAAAVAQVAVAASRDDVTPVITGVQLEVRENNLSLVATDRYRVAVRELDWDGGGVASEESVTALVPARTLQEVGKTFGHSGTISVSITSRDDRELIAFSAEKKTVTSLLIKGNFPPVRRLFPETVDNYAVVNTAELIEATRRVALVLEREAALRYSFTADGLTLEAIGSEQAQASESIDAILTGDDTVVSLKPQFLLDGLGAVHSEFVRVSFTKTENPNKPGPVLITSQSSREQAGADSYRYLLQPNLLLR, encoded by the coding sequence GTGAAGTTCCAGGTCAACCGCGACGTCTTCAGTGAGGCCGTTTCCTTCGCCGTCAAACTGCTGCCTCAGCGCACCACGCTGCCGATCCTCTCGGGCGTGTTGATCCAGGCGAACGACGACGGCCTCGTGCTCTCCTCGTTCGACTACGAGGTCTCCTCGCAGACCGAGATCCAGGCCGACGTCGAGGAGCCCGGCACCGTGCTCGTCTCCGGCCGACTCCTCGCCGAGATCGCCGGCCGCCTGCCGAACGCTCCCGTGCGCGTGTCGACCGAAGAGAGCCGCATCTCGGTGAGCTGCGGCTCGGCGAGCTTCACCCTGCTGTCGATGCCGGTCGAGGAGTACCCCTCCATTCCCGAGATCGGCGAGCAGTCGGGCGTCGTTCCGGCTGAGGAGTTCGCCGCGGCCGTCGCGCAGGTCGCCGTCGCCGCATCGCGCGACGACGTCACCCCCGTGATCACCGGCGTGCAGCTCGAGGTGCGCGAGAACAACCTCAGCCTCGTCGCCACCGACCGCTACCGCGTCGCCGTGCGCGAACTCGACTGGGACGGCGGGGGCGTCGCGAGCGAGGAATCCGTCACGGCACTCGTGCCGGCGCGCACCCTGCAGGAGGTCGGCAAGACCTTCGGCCACTCCGGCACGATCTCGGTCTCGATCACGAGCCGCGACGACCGCGAGCTCATCGCCTTCAGCGCCGAGAAGAAGACCGTCACGTCACTGCTCATCAAGGGCAACTTCCCGCCGGTGCGCCGGCTCTTCCCCGAGACGGTCGACAACTACGCGGTGGTCAACACGGCTGAGCTCATCGAGGCGACCCGCCGTGTCGCCCTCGTGCTCGAGCGCGAGGCCGCACTTCGCTACAGCTTCACGGCCGACGGCCTCACCCTCGAGGCGATCGGCAGCGAGCAGGCCCAGGCCTCCGAATCGATCGACGCGATCCTCACGGGCGACGACACCGTCGTCTCGCTGAAGCCGCAGTTCCTGCTCGACGGCCTCGGCGCCGTGCACTCGGAGTTCGTGCGCGTCTCGTTCACGAAGACCGAGAACCCCAACAAGCCGGGCCCCGTGCTCATCACCAGCCAGTCCTCGCGCGAGCAGGCCGGCGCCGACAGCTACCGCTACCTGCTGCAGCCGAACCTGCTGCTCCGCTAG
- the dnaA gene encoding chromosomal replication initiator protein DnaA: MRGTMTEQPITDTWATILDRLSDDDAITPMLQGFLNLVEPKGIAAGTFYLEVPNDFTASMLNQRMRVSLLSAMSVVEAPSPVTSFYVVVNPELEEARASEPLSPFVDEAIDPVELPASPQSVFENTSPVASRDTRLNPKYAFESFVIGQSNRFAHAAAVAVAEAPAKAYNPLFIYGDSGLGKTHLLHAIGHYAMSLYPGIRVRYVSSEEFTNDFINSIANNRGSLFQQRYRNIDILLIDDIQFLQGKAETQEAFFHTFNTLHDHNKQVVITSDVPPKHLTGFEDRMRSRFEWGLITDVQAPDLETRIAILRKKAQSERLQVPDDILEYMASKVSSNIRELEGTLIRVTAFASLNRTPVDMPLVQTVLKDLITDDSDNVVSPVDIITATADYFKLTVDDLYGSSRSQAVATARQIAMYLCRELTSLSLPKIGQLFGNRDHTTVMYANKKISELMKERRSIYNQVTELTARIKQVSRYR; the protein is encoded by the coding sequence ATGCGGGGAACGATGACAGAGCAGCCCATCACGGATACGTGGGCGACGATCCTCGATCGGCTGTCAGACGACGACGCGATCACCCCGATGCTCCAGGGATTCCTGAACCTGGTCGAACCCAAGGGCATCGCGGCGGGCACCTTCTATCTGGAGGTGCCGAACGACTTCACCGCGAGCATGCTCAACCAGCGCATGCGAGTCTCGTTGCTGTCGGCGATGAGCGTGGTCGAGGCGCCCTCGCCCGTGACCTCCTTCTATGTCGTCGTCAATCCCGAGCTCGAGGAGGCGAGGGCCTCCGAGCCGCTGTCTCCGTTCGTCGACGAGGCGATCGATCCGGTCGAATTGCCGGCGTCGCCGCAGTCGGTCTTCGAGAACACGAGCCCCGTCGCTTCGCGTGACACGAGGCTGAACCCGAAGTACGCGTTCGAGAGCTTCGTCATCGGCCAGTCGAACCGCTTCGCGCACGCGGCCGCGGTCGCCGTCGCCGAAGCACCGGCGAAGGCGTACAACCCCCTCTTCATCTACGGCGACTCCGGGCTCGGCAAGACCCACCTGCTCCACGCCATCGGCCACTACGCGATGAGCCTGTACCCCGGCATCCGCGTGCGCTACGTGAGTTCCGAGGAATTCACGAACGACTTCATCAACTCGATCGCCAACAACCGCGGTTCCCTCTTCCAGCAGCGCTACCGCAACATCGACATCCTGCTGATCGACGACATCCAGTTCCTGCAGGGCAAGGCGGAGACGCAGGAGGCGTTCTTCCACACCTTCAACACGCTGCACGACCACAACAAGCAGGTCGTGATCACGAGCGATGTGCCGCCGAAGCACCTCACGGGGTTCGAGGACCGCATGCGCAGTCGCTTCGAGTGGGGCCTCATCACCGACGTGCAGGCGCCGGACCTCGAGACGCGCATCGCCATCCTCCGCAAGAAGGCGCAGTCCGAGCGGCTCCAGGTGCCCGACGACATCCTCGAATACATGGCGTCGAAGGTGTCGAGCAACATCCGCGAGCTCGAGGGCACGCTCATCCGCGTCACCGCCTTCGCGAGCCTCAATCGCACACCGGTCGACATGCCGCTCGTGCAGACGGTGTTGAAGGACCTCATCACGGATGACTCGGACAACGTCGTCTCGCCGGTGGACATCATCACCGCGACCGCCGACTACTTCAAGCTGACCGTCGACGACCTCTACGGTTCGAGCCGATCGCAGGCGGTCGCCACTGCGCGTCAGATCGCGATGTACCTCTGCCGCGAGCTGACGAGCCTGTCACTGCCGAAGATCGGCCAGTTGTTCGGCAATCGCGATCACACCACCGTGATGTACGCGAACAAGAAGATCTCGGAGCTCATGAAGGAGCGACGCTCGATCTACAACCAGGTCACCGAGCTCACCGCACGCATCAAGCAGGTCAGCCGCTACCGCTGA
- the rpmH gene encoding 50S ribosomal protein L34, which translates to MSKRTFQPNNRRRAKKHGFRLRMRTRAGRAILSARRSKGRTELSA; encoded by the coding sequence ATGAGCAAGCGTACTTTCCAGCCGAACAACCGTCGTCGCGCCAAGAAGCACGGCTTCCGCCTTCGCATGCGCACCCGCGCTGGCCGTGCCATCCTGTCGGCACGCCGCAGCAAGGGTCGCACCGAGCTCTCCGCGTAG
- the rnpA gene encoding ribonuclease P protein component encodes MLAKANRITSADDYRVIVRRGAKVAGAHTVSYVRSRESGTDARFGFIVSKKVGGAVRRNLVRRRLKAVCHEALGDGISDVDVVVRALPSASLADWNEIRAEVLGALQRRRARVPAAAAQEKGE; translated from the coding sequence GTGCTCGCCAAAGCCAATCGCATCACGAGCGCCGACGACTATCGAGTCATCGTGCGCCGAGGTGCGAAGGTCGCCGGTGCCCACACCGTGAGCTATGTGCGCTCACGGGAGTCGGGCACCGACGCACGCTTCGGCTTCATCGTCTCGAAGAAGGTCGGCGGCGCAGTCCGCCGGAACCTGGTGCGCCGCCGGCTGAAGGCCGTCTGCCACGAGGCACTCGGCGACGGCATCTCCGATGTCGACGTCGTCGTGCGAGCACTGCCTTCGGCGTCCCTCGCCGACTGGAACGAGATCCGCGCCGAGGTACTCGGCGCCCTCCAACGCCGCCGTGCACGCGTGCCGGCCGCCGCAGCGCAGGAGAAGGGCGAATAG
- the yidD gene encoding membrane protein insertion efficiency factor YidD: MKNAVLFTALIPRNAGVLLIRGYRAAISPLYGDVCRYYPSCSAYGLGSVQQRGLLVGSALTAWRIVRCNPWSAGGIDDVRAAKHSRYRVTRFGWVIPAGWADAAASAELDATGHAHDHASGSAGHGASVDADVDSRAAAASAPEPRPPR, encoded by the coding sequence GTGAAGAACGCCGTCCTGTTCACCGCGCTCATCCCCCGCAACGCCGGGGTCCTCCTCATTCGCGGCTATCGGGCCGCGATTTCGCCGTTGTACGGCGATGTCTGCCGGTACTACCCGTCGTGCTCGGCCTATGGTCTCGGCTCGGTGCAGCAGCGAGGCCTCCTCGTCGGCTCGGCCCTCACTGCGTGGCGCATCGTCCGGTGCAACCCCTGGTCGGCGGGCGGCATCGACGACGTCCGCGCTGCGAAGCACTCCCGGTATCGCGTCACCCGGTTTGGGTGGGTCATCCCCGCCGGTTGGGCGGATGCCGCGGCATCCGCTGAACTCGATGCGACCGGCCACGCGCACGATCACGCCTCCGGTTCCGCCGGCCACGGTGCATCCGTCGACGCTGACGTCGACTCGCGTGCAGCGGCCGCCTCGGCTCCCGAGCCCCGCCCGCCGCGATGA
- the yidC gene encoding membrane protein insertase YidC yields the protein MPDIFSLILWPIKWVIELILVAFHSMWTFFGLNPDAGVTWVLSIVGLVIVVRAALIPIFVKQIKSQRRMLEVAPQLKKIQDKYKGKKDQFSREAMSRETMDLYKKTGTNPLSSCLPLLLQMPIFFGLFSVLNDAQHDKAGVGVFTQDLANSFANSEILGAPLKGTFIGAMNGEYPWQVMVIAATMIVLMTASQFITQLQIVSKNMSPETKASPMFRQQRIMLYLLPLVFAFSGVAFPIGVMFYWLVSNFWTMGQQFVVIRNMPTPGSEAAKAREERLARKGKLVVEEKTQTEIETPEAKKTQRQQPVSKARAKKQGK from the coding sequence ATGCCTGATATTTTCAGCCTGATCCTCTGGCCCATCAAATGGGTCATCGAGCTGATCCTCGTCGCGTTCCACTCCATGTGGACGTTCTTCGGGCTCAACCCCGATGCGGGTGTGACGTGGGTGCTGTCGATCGTCGGTCTCGTCATCGTCGTGCGGGCCGCGCTCATCCCGATCTTCGTCAAGCAGATCAAGAGCCAGCGCCGCATGCTCGAGGTCGCGCCGCAGCTCAAGAAGATCCAGGACAAGTACAAGGGCAAGAAGGACCAGTTCTCCCGCGAGGCGATGTCTCGCGAGACGATGGACCTCTACAAGAAGACGGGCACCAACCCGCTCTCCTCGTGCCTGCCCCTCCTGCTGCAGATGCCGATCTTCTTCGGCCTGTTCTCGGTGCTCAACGACGCCCAGCACGACAAGGCCGGCGTCGGCGTGTTCACGCAGGACCTCGCCAACTCGTTCGCGAACTCGGAGATCCTCGGCGCACCCCTGAAGGGCACCTTCATCGGTGCGATGAACGGCGAGTACCCCTGGCAGGTCATGGTCATCGCCGCGACGATGATCGTGCTGATGACCGCGTCGCAGTTCATCACCCAGCTGCAGATCGTCTCGAAGAACATGTCGCCCGAGACCAAGGCGAGCCCGATGTTCCGCCAGCAGCGCATCATGCTCTACCTGCTCCCCCTCGTGTTCGCGTTCTCGGGTGTCGCCTTCCCCATCGGCGTCATGTTCTACTGGCTCGTCTCGAACTTCTGGACCATGGGTCAGCAGTTCGTCGTCATCCGCAATATGCCGACGCCCGGCAGTGAAGCTGCGAAGGCACGCGAGGAGCGCCTCGCCCGCAAGGGCAAGCTCGTCGTCGAAGAGAAGACCCAGACCGAGATCGAAACGCCCGAGGCGAAGAAGACTCAGCGCCAGCAGCCCGTGAGCAAGGCTCGCGCGAAGAAGCAGGGAAAGTAA
- a CDS encoding Jag family protein has protein sequence MTDVQHDAADRSTSQLEEEGDIAADYIEELLDIMDLDGDIDIDARNGRAYVSVNAGEGANLNLLAKPETVSAFQELTRLAVQTKTGAFSRLILDIGGSRDARRDELAGLVERAAERIEGGAAEASLPPMSSYERKLVHDLVAERGLHSESRGEGSDRHTVITRVG, from the coding sequence ATGACCGACGTACAGCACGACGCCGCTGATCGCTCCACCTCGCAGCTCGAGGAAGAGGGCGACATCGCCGCCGACTACATCGAAGAGCTGCTCGACATCATGGATCTCGATGGCGACATCGACATCGACGCGCGCAACGGCCGCGCCTACGTCTCGGTCAACGCAGGCGAAGGTGCGAACCTGAACCTGCTCGCGAAGCCCGAAACGGTGAGCGCCTTCCAGGAGCTCACCCGGCTCGCGGTGCAGACCAAGACCGGTGCGTTCTCGCGCCTGATCCTCGACATCGGCGGTTCGCGCGACGCACGCCGCGACGAGCTCGCCGGCCTGGTCGAGCGCGCGGCCGAGCGCATCGAGGGCGGTGCCGCCGAGGCATCCCTGCCTCCGATGTCGTCGTACGAGCGCAAGCTCGTGCACGATCTCGTCGCCGAGCGCGGTCTCCACTCGGAGTCGCGCGGCGAAGGCTCGGATCGTCACACGGTCATCACTCGCGTTGGCTGA
- the rsmG gene encoding 16S rRNA (guanine(527)-N(7))-methyltransferase RsmG: MIDGLEPEPAAAAELFGEHIEGGRAFTDALARHGEELGLIGPLELPRLWTRHILNSALVAPLLRPGRVGDVGSGAGLPGIVLAIMRPDVSFTLIEPMERRVAWLERQADELGLSNVTVVRARAEESKLFDSLDQVTARAVSALRTLIPVTAPLLRPGGELVLMKGAGVDGEIGAAEKVIRKYQLHDVEVLVLGEGVVSEVTRVFRATAG, from the coding sequence ATGATCGACGGACTCGAACCCGAACCGGCCGCGGCCGCTGAACTCTTCGGTGAGCACATCGAGGGTGGTCGGGCATTCACCGACGCCCTCGCGCGCCACGGCGAAGAGCTCGGCCTGATCGGCCCGCTCGAACTGCCGCGCCTGTGGACCCGACACATCCTGAACAGTGCCCTGGTCGCGCCGCTGCTGCGGCCCGGGCGGGTCGGGGACGTCGGATCCGGTGCCGGCCTGCCTGGCATCGTGCTCGCGATCATGCGACCGGATGTCTCGTTCACCCTCATCGAGCCGATGGAGCGACGTGTCGCGTGGCTCGAGCGTCAGGCCGACGAGCTCGGCCTCTCGAACGTGACGGTCGTGCGCGCCCGCGCTGAGGAATCGAAGCTCTTCGACTCGCTCGACCAGGTGACCGCCCGCGCGGTGAGCGCGCTCCGCACGCTCATCCCCGTGACCGCTCCCCTGCTGCGCCCCGGCGGCGAGCTCGTGCTCATGAAGGGCGCTGGAGTCGACGGCGAGATCGGCGCGGCCGAGAAGGTCATCCGCAAGTACCAGCTGCACGACGTGGAGGTGCTCGTGCTCGGCGAGGGCGTCGTCTCCGAGGTCACGAGGGTGTTCCGCGCCACCGCGGGCTGA
- a CDS encoding ParA family protein — translation MAYELADETRRRIALDEAVLPLPPSTRVLTISNQKGGVGKTTTAVNLAAGLARAGARVLVIDLDPQGNASTALGVDHRSERKSVYEVLVSDVSLAEVVQPSTEHELLDCVPATIHLAGAEIELVSLVAREQRLRRALDAHLATMERPYDYVFIDCPPSLGLLTINAFVAAREVLIPIQCEYYALEGLSQLLSNIELIEKHLNPELRLSTILLTMYDSRTNLAQQVAQEVRDHFPVQTLETIIPRSVRVSEAPSYGQSVISYDFGSTGSLSYREAAAEIARRGAATPEESN, via the coding sequence CTGGCTTACGAACTCGCCGACGAGACCCGTCGGCGCATCGCGCTCGATGAAGCGGTACTCCCGCTGCCACCGTCGACTCGCGTGCTGACGATCTCCAATCAGAAGGGTGGCGTCGGCAAGACGACCACCGCTGTGAACCTCGCTGCCGGCCTCGCCCGTGCCGGCGCCCGAGTGCTCGTGATCGACCTCGATCCGCAGGGCAATGCGTCGACAGCACTTGGCGTCGATCACCGATCCGAACGCAAGAGCGTCTACGAGGTGCTCGTCTCCGACGTGTCACTCGCTGAGGTCGTGCAGCCGTCGACCGAGCACGAGTTGCTGGACTGCGTTCCGGCGACCATCCATCTCGCTGGCGCTGAGATCGAGCTGGTGTCGCTCGTTGCGCGTGAACAGCGACTGCGCAGGGCGCTCGATGCACATCTCGCCACGATGGAGCGCCCGTACGACTACGTCTTCATCGACTGCCCGCCGTCGCTCGGTCTCCTGACGATCAACGCGTTCGTCGCAGCTCGTGAGGTGCTCATCCCGATTCAGTGCGAGTACTACGCACTCGAGGGCCTCTCCCAACTGCTCAGCAACATCGAACTGATCGAGAAGCACCTCAATCCCGAGCTTCGCCTCTCGACGATCCTGCTGACGATGTACGACTCGCGTACCAACCTTGCCCAGCAGGTGGCGCAGGAGGTGCGCGACCACTTCCCCGTTCAAACGTTGGAGACGATCATCCCCCGATCGGTCCGCGTGTCGGAGGCGCCGAGCTACGGTCAGAGCGTGATCAGCTACGACTTCGGTTCGACCGGATCCCTGTCGTATCGAGAGGCGGCCGCCGAGATCGCTCGTCGCGGCGCAGCAACACCCGAGGAGTCGAACTGA
- a CDS encoding ParB/RepB/Spo0J family partition protein produces MATKRTGLGRGIGALIPGGDDTTRARPVDVFFPESDAQQPTAVAVVEQAASAEGLVTVPGAHLARLDPNDILPNAHQPRSVFDPDDLAELVHSVREFGVLQPIVVRRHPELAGKYELVMGERRLRATKAAGLDSIPAVVKDTANEDMLRDALLENLHRSQLNPLEEASAYQQLLSDFGITQEQLASRIGRSRPQISNTLRLLRLPEPVQLRVAAGVLSAGHARAILSIGDDAVEMQRFADKIVNEELSVRAAEAVATKEPKMSRPKPAAGKRQDFLEDLATRLGDRLNTRVKIALGARKGQITVDFATVQDLRRILTDLGENLDGV; encoded by the coding sequence ATGGCAACGAAACGAACCGGCCTCGGACGTGGAATCGGTGCACTGATCCCGGGTGGCGACGACACCACACGAGCACGCCCGGTCGACGTCTTCTTCCCCGAGTCCGATGCGCAGCAGCCCACTGCGGTCGCGGTGGTCGAACAGGCCGCTTCGGCAGAGGGACTCGTCACCGTTCCTGGCGCCCACTTGGCCCGACTCGACCCGAACGACATCCTTCCCAACGCCCACCAGCCGCGCAGCGTCTTCGACCCCGATGACCTCGCGGAGCTCGTGCACAGCGTGCGCGAGTTCGGTGTGCTGCAGCCGATCGTCGTTCGGCGCCACCCCGAGCTCGCGGGCAAGTACGAACTCGTCATGGGCGAGCGGCGCCTTCGCGCCACCAAGGCCGCAGGCCTCGACTCGATCCCGGCGGTGGTGAAGGACACGGCGAACGAGGACATGCTGCGCGACGCGCTGCTCGAGAACCTGCATCGCTCCCAGCTGAACCCGCTCGAAGAGGCATCGGCGTACCAGCAGCTGCTGTCCGACTTCGGCATCACGCAGGAACAGCTCGCCTCACGCATCGGTCGCTCGCGCCCGCAGATCTCGAACACGCTCCGTCTGCTGCGTCTCCCCGAGCCGGTGCAGCTCCGGGTCGCGGCGGGGGTGTTGAGCGCCGGCCACGCTCGCGCGATTCTGTCGATCGGCGATGACGCCGTCGAGATGCAGCGCTTCGCCGACAAGATCGTGAACGAGGAACTGTCGGTGCGTGCCGCGGAGGCCGTGGCGACCAAGGAACCGAAGATGTCGCGTCCGAAGCCCGCTGCCGGCAAACGGCAGGACTTCCTCGAAGACCTCGCCACTCGCTTGGGCGACCGCCTGAACACCCGCGTGAAGATCGCTCTTGGCGCGAGAAAAGGCCAGATCACCGTTGATTTCGCTACCGTTCAGGACCTGCGTCGGATCCTCACTGACCTCGGCGAGAATCTCGACGGCGTGTGA
- a CDS encoding D-alanine--D-alanine ligase family protein yields MSDSSGLYVVVLAGGISHERDVSLRSGRRVADALIAAGHRVVLRDPDAGLLPFLVNERPDVVFPALHGSSGEDGSLLELLAAIGVPTVGSSGAASRRAWSKPIASSLLAAAGVAVPESIVLSHEAFRELGASSVLKVVRSALEGDLVVKPASGGSAQGVTIVEDTNDLPRAMVEAFTYDDVAVVERRIHGTEIAVAVVDTGDGPRALPAVEIEPTAGVYSFQARYNAGETTFYAPSRLGDAAVTAVSEAAVLAHHTLGLRDLSRVDFIVDDSGRPWFLEANVIPGLTETSLVPLAIDASGSSAAAIYGALVEAARARSN; encoded by the coding sequence ATGAGCGATTCTTCCGGTCTCTACGTCGTCGTGCTTGCCGGAGGCATCTCGCACGAACGAGACGTCTCCCTTCGTTCAGGGCGCCGAGTGGCCGACGCGCTCATCGCCGCGGGTCACCGCGTCGTGCTCCGCGATCCCGACGCCGGCCTGCTCCCGTTCCTCGTGAACGAGCGGCCCGACGTCGTATTCCCCGCACTGCATGGATCCAGTGGTGAAGACGGTTCGCTCCTCGAACTGCTCGCCGCGATCGGTGTGCCGACTGTCGGTTCGTCCGGTGCGGCGTCGCGCCGTGCCTGGTCGAAGCCCATTGCGAGCTCGCTGCTCGCCGCCGCCGGCGTTGCCGTTCCCGAGTCGATCGTGCTCTCCCACGAGGCCTTCAGGGAGCTCGGAGCATCGAGCGTGCTGAAGGTCGTCCGTTCGGCACTCGAGGGCGACCTCGTCGTCAAGCCGGCGTCCGGCGGTTCGGCTCAAGGCGTCACGATCGTCGAAGACACGAACGACCTGCCGCGCGCGATGGTCGAAGCCTTCACCTACGACGACGTCGCCGTTGTCGAGCGCCGCATCCACGGCACGGAGATCGCGGTCGCGGTCGTCGACACCGGCGACGGCCCGCGCGCCCTGCCTGCGGTCGAGATCGAACCCACCGCAGGTGTCTACAGTTTCCAGGCCCGGTACAACGCGGGGGAGACGACGTTCTACGCACCATCACGACTCGGCGACGCAGCAGTGACGGCGGTGTCGGAAGCTGCCGTGCTCGCACACCACACGCTCGGGCTCCGCGATCTGTCGCGCGTCGACTTCATCGTCGATGACAGCGGCCGCCCCTGGTTCCTCGAGGCGAACGTCATCCCCGGTCTCACCGAGACCTCACTCGTGCCGCTCGCCATCGACGCCTCGGGCTCGAGTGCCGCCGCGATCTACGGTGCACTCGTGGAGGCGGCACGCGCTCGCTCCAACTGA
- a CDS encoding aminotransferase-like domain-containing protein, producing MTSDGVPQRTGNNLDPWYANYAERAAGLAASEVRALFAVASRPEVVSLAGGMPYVSALPHELITSSMEKVMRERGAVALQYGSGQGIPELREQILDVMAIEGIHGSVDNVVTATGSQQALDLVAKLFIDPGDVILAESPSYVGALGIFRSYQANVAHVATDEHGLIPEALRQTIAALRGQGRRIKFLYTIPNFHNPAGVTLSAERRPEILEICRSNEILVLEDNPYGLLHFDEPAPNALRSLDPEGVIYLGSFSKTLAPGFRVGWALAPHAIREKLILAAESAILSPSSFSQMVVSEYLATADWRAQIDTFRGVYRERKDAMIEALGEYLPQLNWTNPNGGFYVWVTMPDVLDSKQMLPRAVKELVAYTPGTAFFADGRGRHAMRLSFCYPTPDAIRLGIRRLATVINGELDLLDTFAGTGPLQLPPSAGYDSAPPSDLK from the coding sequence GTGACATCTGACGGCGTCCCCCAGCGGACCGGCAACAATCTCGACCCTTGGTACGCGAATTACGCCGAGCGAGCCGCCGGGCTGGCCGCCTCCGAAGTCCGAGCCCTGTTCGCCGTCGCCTCGCGACCCGAGGTCGTCTCGCTGGCCGGCGGCATGCCGTACGTCTCGGCGCTGCCGCACGAGCTCATCACCTCCTCGATGGAGAAGGTCATGCGCGAACGCGGTGCCGTTGCGCTGCAATACGGCTCTGGTCAGGGGATTCCCGAACTGCGCGAGCAGATCCTCGACGTGATGGCGATCGAGGGCATCCACGGCAGCGTTGACAACGTCGTGACGGCGACCGGCTCGCAGCAGGCGCTCGACCTCGTCGCGAAGCTCTTCATCGATCCCGGAGACGTGATCCTCGCCGAGTCGCCGAGCTACGTCGGCGCGCTCGGCATCTTCCGTTCGTACCAGGCGAACGTCGCCCACGTCGCGACCGACGAGCACGGGCTGATCCCCGAGGCGCTGCGGCAGACGATCGCGGCGCTCCGCGGCCAGGGCCGTCGCATCAAGTTCCTCTACACGATCCCGAACTTCCACAATCCGGCCGGCGTCACGCTCTCCGCCGAACGGCGGCCCGAGATCCTCGAGATCTGCCGCTCGAACGAGATCCTCGTGCTCGAAGACAACCCCTACGGTCTGCTGCACTTCGACGAGCCCGCGCCGAATGCCCTGCGCTCGCTCGACCCCGAGGGCGTCATCTACCTCGGCTCGTTCTCGAAGACGCTCGCGCCCGGGTTCCGGGTCGGATGGGCGCTCGCACCGCACGCCATCCGCGAGAAACTCATCCTCGCGGCGGAGTCCGCGATCCTGTCGCCGAGCTCGTTCAGCCAGATGGTGGTGTCCGAGTACCTGGCCACCGCCGATTGGCGCGCGCAGATCGACACCTTCCGCGGCGTGTACCGCGAGCGGAAGGACGCGATGATCGAGGCGCTGGGGGAGTACCTGCCGCAGCTCAACTGGACCAACCCGAACGGTGGGTTCTACGTCTGGGTCACGATGCCCGACGTGCTCGACTCGAAGCAGATGCTGCCGCGCGCAGTGAAGGAGCTCGTGGCGTATACGCCCGGCACGGCATTCTTCGCCGACGGTCGCGGACGGCATGCCATGCGCCTGTCCTTCTGCTATCCGACGCCCGATGCGATCCGGCTCGGCATCCGTCGCCTCGCGACCGTGATCAACGGTGAGCTCGACCTGCTCGACACCTTCGCGGGCACGGGTCCGCTCCAACTGCCACCGAGTGCGGGTTACGACTCCGCACCGCCGTCCGACCTGAAGTAG
- the trxA gene encoding thioredoxin, with amino-acid sequence MTARAVTEATFEQEVLNNEKAVLVDFWAEWCGPCRAVSPILDQIATEHADKLDIVKLNVDENPGLAMKYQITAIPAFKVFEKGEVVKTVIGAKPKPALEADLAAYIS; translated from the coding sequence ATGACTGCACGTGCAGTGACCGAGGCCACCTTCGAGCAGGAGGTCCTCAACAACGAGAAGGCCGTGCTCGTGGACTTCTGGGCCGAGTGGTGCGGCCCGTGCCGCGCCGTCAGCCCGATCCTCGACCAGATCGCGACGGAGCACGCCGACAAGCTCGACATCGTCAAGCTCAACGTCGATGAGAACCCCGGCCTCGCGATGAAGTACCAGATCACCGCGATTCCCGCGTTCAAGGTCTTCGAGAAGGGCGAGGTCGTCAAGACCGTCATCGGCGCCAAGCCGAAGCCCGCACTCGAGGCCGACCTCGCCGCCTACATCTCGTAG